Within the Azospirillum brasilense genome, the region CGGACGGCGGCCGCCGTGCCGCCGCCGGCCGTGCCTCAGGCCCCCGCCCCCGCCATCCAGACCGACCCGCCGATCCGCGCCTTCGACCTGGACGCCTGGGCCGGCGACGACTACCCGGCGCGCAAGCAGCATCTGGAGCAGCGCATTGCCGAAAGCCAGGGCCGCGCGCGGGTGGACGCGCTGCTCGCCATGGCCCGCTTCACGCTGGCCCGCGCCCTGCCGGAGGAGGGCCGCGCCGCGCTGGACGCCGCGGAGAGCCTGACGCCGGGGCCGGACCAGCGCTACGAGCTGCGCCTGCTGCGCGACGCCTTCCGCGCGCTGGACGGCACCGCCGATCCCGACGACAGCCAGTTCGTCCGCGCCCAGCCCACCCCCGCCGCCGCCGACCACCATGTCTGGCGCAGCGCCACCCTGGCCCCCAGCCGCTGGACCGCGGCGAAATCCAGCCTGCCCATCGCGCTGAAGCGGCTGCTGTCCTACCCCGCCGACCTGCGCGGCCGCCTGCTCACCCTGCTCGCCGAATCGGCGGGCGAGGCGGCAGACGGTCCGTCGCTGAACCTGATCGTGCTGGAGATGATCACGCTGGACGGCATCGGCTCCACCGACGGGCGGCTCGATTTCTTCCGCGGTCGTCTGGCGGAGTTGCACAACGAGACGGCCGAGGCGCTGACCCACTACAAGCGCGCCGCCGCCCTGCCCAACCTCTACGGCCACCGCGCCCAGGTGCGCTCCATCGAGCTGCGGCTGGCCAGCGGCGCTTTGGACGATCCCGGCGCCATCGCGGAGCTGGAAAGCCTGCGCTACGCCTGGCGCGGCGGCGATGTGGAGACGGACGCGCTGGCCGCGCTGGGCGCCGCCTACACCCGCGCCGGGCGGATCGACGCGGCGCTCGACATCTTCGGCCTGCTGGGTCGCCGCTTCGGCGCGACGGCGCGCGGGCGCGCGGCGCTGACCACCGGGCGGGGGCTTCTCGACGCGGTGATCGGCCATCTGGAGACGACTCCGGGCAGCGCGCTCGACGCGTTGTCCCTCCAGGTGCGCTACGGCCGCACGGTGGCGCTGACCGACGACGATGCCGGAACGCAGCAGCGCCGTCTCGCCCGGCTGCTGGCCCGCGGCGGCTTCACGCTGGAGGCCGCGCGTCTGCTCCACACCGTCGCCGAGGCCACGCGCGGCGCCGAGCGCGCGGCGGTCGGGCTGGAACTGGCCCGCGTGCTGCTGGACGCCGGGCGCGGGACGGAGGCGTTGGCCGTGCTGGACCACACCGCCGGCCCTGCGCCGGACGCTCAAGCGGCTGAGCGCCGCGCCCTGTTGCGCGCCGAGGCCTTCGCCACCGAGGGCGAGGCGATGCGCGCCTTCGACGCGCTGCGCGGCCTGACCGGCCCTGAAGCGGCGCGCATCCGGGCGGACAGCCTGTTCCGCGCCGGCGAGTGGCCGGCGGCCCGCGCCGCCTACGCCGAGCTGCTGGGCGGGCAGGATGCGCCCCTGCCGGACGACATCGCCTTCCACGCGCTGGCCGCCTTCCGGGCGGGTGACAACGCGGCGGTCGTCGCCGCCGCGGAGCGCCACGGCAAAGCGCTGGCCGGAACCCGCTGGGCCGGCCTGCTCGACGCCCTGGCCGTCCCGCCCGACCCGCCGGGCAAGCCGCTGTCCAGCGCCACCGTCAGCGGCCAGTTGGCCGCCGCCGACGCGCTGGCCGGCATGGTGCGCCGGTGGAAGTCGCCCTGAACGCTCCCGCCCCACACGACGGC harbors:
- a CDS encoding tetratricopeptide repeat protein codes for the protein MHPCRTLSISLALLSVTTALTAPPAAAEAPAAITVQTGDHADFSRLALVNAQGAPAVDVGSCGGRVAFSQAVPWPLEALNGTYSRRLTGFQTGEEGRSLTMDWPCGARVTVRRERRITFIDVADPPRPARKPGAPVPASEGVLLAEAPGASVFPMIAPPPVPEPAPAPTAPISLAERLSPVASAQAQPVVQAPPVAQAPPPVQPQQVAKAPPPPKPEPARTAAAVPPPAVPQAPAPAIQTDPPIRAFDLDAWAGDDYPARKQHLEQRIAESQGRARVDALLAMARFTLARALPEEGRAALDAAESLTPGPDQRYELRLLRDAFRALDGTADPDDSQFVRAQPTPAAADHHVWRSATLAPSRWTAAKSSLPIALKRLLSYPADLRGRLLTLLAESAGEAADGPSLNLIVLEMITLDGIGSTDGRLDFFRGRLAELHNETAEALTHYKRAAALPNLYGHRAQVRSIELRLASGALDDPGAIAELESLRYAWRGGDVETDALAALGAAYTRAGRIDAALDIFGLLGRRFGATARGRAALTTGRGLLDAVIGHLETTPGSALDALSLQVRYGRTVALTDDDAGTQQRRLARLLARGGFTLEAARLLHTVAEATRGAERAAVGLELARVLLDAGRGTEALAVLDHTAGPAPDAQAAERRALLRAEAFATEGEAMRAFDALRGLTGPEAARIRADSLFRAGEWPAARAAYAELLGGQDAPLPDDIAFHALAAFRAGDNAAVVAAAERHGKALAGTRWAGLLDALAVPPDPPGKPLSSATVSGQLAAADALAGMVRRWKSP